GGAAACATGAATTTTCTCAAGGCGGGAATCCAATTCGCGGACCGGCTGACGACGGTCAGCGAGCGCTACGCCGAGGAGATCCAGTCGGGGGAGGAGTTCGGCTTCGGTCTCCAGGGCGTCCTGAACGCACGGCGCGCGGATCTCACGGGGATTTTGAACGGCATCGACGTCAACGTCTGGAATCCGAGGACCGACCGCTCGATCGCCGCCCGGTTCGACGCGGAGTCCCTCGAGGGGAAGGCCACGTGCAAGGCGGCGCTCCTCGAGGAGACGGGACTTCCCTCGAAGCCGGACCAGCCGCTTGTCGGGATGATCTCGCGGCTGGTCGACCAGAAGGGCTTCGATCTCATCGAGGCGGCGGTGGGGCAGCTCCTCGCGCTCCCGGCGCGCTGGGTCGTGCTGGGAAGCGGCGCGGCGCGGTACGAGGGATTTCTTCGGGCGACGGCGAAGGAGCATCCCGATCGCTTCGCCTATCGGTCGGGGTACGACGATCCGCTGGCGCACCGGATCGAGGCGGGGGCCGACTTCTTCCTCATGCCCTCCCGATACGAGCCAAGCGGCCTCAATCAAATGATGAGCATGCGGTACGGGACGATCCCCGTGGTCCGCGAGACCGGCGGGCTCGCCGACACCGTCACGCCCTTCGGTCCGGGCGATCGGTCGGGGGGAACGGGGATTCTCTTCGGCCCGTACTTGAGCGACGCGCTCGTCGCCGCGGTGCGCGAGGCCGTGCGCCTCTATGGCGAGCCGGCGAATCTGCTGCGCGCCAGGCGGAATGGAATGGCGCTCGATTTCTCATGGGCGAGCTCCGCGCGAAAATACATCCAACTCTACCGTCAGGCGAATTCCGCGCGGCGGATGGGATCGGGCTTCAATCGGTGGCTCGAAACGGTCGAGCGGGGCGAGTTCCCGGGCCCTCAACAACCGTCGCGGGGCTGGGAGCCGCCCGGGTAGCGGATCGCGGCGCATTGCCGCCGCTCTCTTGACGGCCCCTCCGGCGCGGGGCTAGAATGGCCGTCGCTGCGGTCGCATCGGAGCGAGCGGAAGTAGCTCAGCCCGGTAGAGCCCCACCTTGCCAAGGTGGTTGTCGCGGGTTCAAATCCCGTCTTCCGCTCCAGTTTTTTTTCCCGACACCCACAGATTTCTCCTCTAGATTCTTGCTCCTTCCCAGCACGCGTGGTAGTAATTCAACCCGGTGCCGACGAACTGGGATCGGCACGACGCTCACGAAAGGAGAGGTGCATGCCAGCTAAGAAGCGCGCACGCAAACCCGCGAAGAGGAAAGTCGCCTCCAAAAAGCGGAAGCCGAACGCCGCATTCATGAAGCCGCTCATGCCGTCCGAGGCCCTCTCTGAGGTGATCGGCGCGAGGGCGCTGCCGCGGACCGAGGTCACGAAGAAGCTCTGGGCGTACATCAAGAAGAACAAGCTCCAGGACAAGGTCAAGCGCACGATGATCAACGCGGACGACAAGCTCCGCGTCATATTCGGGGGCAAGCGCCAGGTCAGCATGTTCGAGATGACGAAGCACGTCTCGAAGCACCTGAAGTAAACGCGCCGTCTCCGTCCGGCCGTAAGGCGTCCCGCCGCGCTCCGCGCGACGGGACGTTGCTTTATCTGGCCCGAGCGGCGCTTCCTGAGGGGGTGCAGTGGGCCGCCGCGGCCCCGAGAGGCGTTCAATCCCTGCTATCCGGGCCCTGACATGGGGTGGGCGGAATCAGGGGCTTGGGCGGCCCGCCAAGAGCTACCGAGGTCCTTGGGCGGGTCCGGCGTTCCCTGACCGCGACACCCTCCTGACGTAGCGAACCAAAGCGCCCAGGGCAAACGCGGCACCCACCACCGCCGTCCACGGCACGAACCACTCCGGGCCGCTCAGCCCGGCCAGGGAGCCCGCGGCGGCGATTGTCAGCGCCAGCTCGCCGACCAACAGCGCCCCCCACGCGAGGACGGTCCCAGGCGCCCATCCCGCGCGCTGCCAGAGTCCGATCAACGCGGGCGGGATGCTGATCGGAAGGCCGCTCAGAACCAAGACCGCGAGCCACTCGAACCATGTCTTGGGCCCCGTGCCGGCGATCAGGCGCGGAACGATCGCCGCCCAGCAGGAGATCCCCACGAAGAGCGACGCGAGGATCAAGAGGCTGAGCAGGACGATTCCGCGAGGCTGCCTCACGTCACTTCGCGCGCGCCTTTGCCTGGAGGTGTTCCTCGGTGAGCCAGGGAGCGACGCGGCGGAGCTTCTCCACGAGCAGGGTCCGCTCCTCCCTGCGCGACTTCTCGTATCGTTGCTGGAGCCGTTTCAGCGTCTTGGCGCGCTTGCGCCGCCTCTGGAGCCACGAGCGTCTGTGATCTCTTGCCATGTGCCGTCTCCTTACGTGGCGAGCGGTGGTCGCTCGCGGTGGTGGTTCGTGCGCGTCTGATAGGCCTCGCCGAGGTCCAGTAAGAGTCCTTCCTCGAACGGCGACCCCATGATTTGAAACCCTGCCGGCATGTGTCCTTTGCCGAAACCGCACGGGAGCGCGATCGCCGGAAGGCCGCAGGCGTTCCCGACAGCCCCGACGGGATCGGCGTAGGGAAGCGTCTTGGTGAGATCCTCGTCGACGCGCGGCGCGACCGAGAGGAAGTTCGGCGTCACGATCACGTCGTACTTTGCGTAGAACTCGGCCATCAGTCGCTGGAGCTCCGTCCGCATCCGCGACGCCTTCACGTAGTCGGCTCCGGTCAGAGAGCGGGTGACGTCGTTCTGGTAGGGGGCATAGGCATCGCGGAGCGTCCAGACCGAGCCGTCGCTGAAAAAGTTCTCGAAGGTCGAGAGCGCTTCCGCGTAGAGGATCGTGGTGGCCACCTCGCTGGCCGGGAATTCCGGCAGGGCCGCTTCCTCGATTTGGAGGCCCATCGCCTCGAGGTCGCGGACCGCCCCGTCGAAGGCATCCTTCACCTCGGGCTCGGCGCCTTTCGTTTTCGCGAAATCGATCGGGATCAGAGCGGCCCGGATGCGGCTGAAATCGGGCCTCTCCCGACCGAGCCGCACCGGCTCCGTCGACGCGCTGGGATCGTCCGGGTCGGCCCCCGCGATGGCCTGGAGAATCGTCCGGCAGTCGGACGCCGAGCGCGCGATCGGCCCGATCTTGTCGAGCGACCACGATCCGACCATGCCGCCCGCGCGGCTCACCCGTCCGTACGTGGGACGGAGACCCGTGACGCCACAGAACGCGGAGGGGCAGAGGATCGAGCCCCACGTCTCGGTCCCGATCGCGAAGCCCGTGAGGCCGGCCGATACGGCGGCTCCGGAGCCGCTCGAGGATCCGCCCGTCCAGCGGTCGGGGTTCCACGGGTTTCGCCCCGGCCCTTGGAGCGAAGCGTCCGCGTACCGGTATCCGAGGCAGCCCGCGAACTCCACCATCGCGAGCTTGCCGAGGAGGATGGCGCCCGCGTCCCGGAGCTTCCGGACCACCGTCGCGTCCCGATCGAACATCTGGTCGCGGGTCGGCGTCGCGCCCCAGGTCGTCCGGATCCCCGCGGTCGCGAGGAGATCCTTCGCGCCGTACGGCACGCCGTGGAGCGGTCCGCGGATCCGGCCGCTTCCGATCTCCCGCTCGGCTTCGCGGGCCTGCGTCAAGGCTACCTCCGGCGTCACCGTGGCGAACGCGTTGAGCTTGGGACCGAATCGTTGGATCCGGTCGAGGTAGGCCTCCGTCAATTCGACGGGGGAGAGACGCCTCGAGTGCACCCGCTCGCCCAGCTCCGTGGCCGAGAGATAGAGAACGTCCTCGCCGATCCCGCTCACCGTTCCCTCCTCACGGCCCGGACGGCATGGAAGATCGATGCGGGCGGGCTCCCGGCCGGGAGCTTGAACGCGCGGACCACTTTCACCATGTCCGCGACCGACTTCTTCTGTACCTCGAGCTCCTTCCGGATGGCGGCGGTGAGGGGTCGATGCGCCGGTCCCGTGTCGGGATGCACCGCCGCGCGCGGTTTCGCGGCGCGGGCCGCGCCGAGCGGGGCAGCCGCGGCGGCCGCCGCTCCAGCGGCGAGTAGCCGAACGAATCGACGACGGTCCATTCTGCTCAGCACGTCCATGCTCCAACCTCCTCTGGGTGCGTGGGGACGTGGAACGTAGCACCTTGACCCCGGGGCCGCTAGGGCGAGGCGAGAAGGGCTTCGCCCGCGCGTCCCGCCCGATTATCATCGCGGCGTGAGCA
This portion of the Candidatus Eisenbacteria bacterium genome encodes:
- a CDS encoding glycogen synthase encodes the protein MAQRYRAAILSAESVPFAKVGGLGDVVGALSRAIADLGCSVAVFLPRYADMQLPPDCELELVAKIDVRVGPDDQPGLIYRLRHPAHPPHYHHFFIGNETYFGRPGIYNDPATGEPFRDNAERFVFFSRACLEAMRATAFVPDVIHANDHQTALVPAYLKTLYAEDAFFQMTANILSIHNLGYQGVYPPETMAIAGFPDRYFYPLSPFEFWGNMNFLKAGIQFADRLTTVSERYAEEIQSGEEFGFGLQGVLNARRADLTGILNGIDVNVWNPRTDRSIAARFDAESLEGKATCKAALLEETGLPSKPDQPLVGMISRLVDQKGFDLIEAAVGQLLALPARWVVLGSGAARYEGFLRATAKEHPDRFAYRSGYDDPLAHRIEAGADFFLMPSRYEPSGLNQMMSMRYGTIPVVRETGGLADTVTPFGPGDRSGGTGILFGPYLSDALVAAVREAVRLYGEPANLLRARRNGMALDFSWASSARKYIQLYRQANSARRMGSGFNRWLETVERGEFPGPQQPSRGWEPPG
- a CDS encoding amidase, encoding MIIGRDARAKPFSPRPSGPGVKVLRSTSPRTQRRLEHGRAEQNGPSSIRSATRRWSGGRRGCPARRGPRRETARGGASRHGTGASTPHRRHPEGARGTEEVGRGHGESGPRVQAPGREPARIDLPCRPGREEGTVSGIGEDVLYLSATELGERVHSRRLSPVELTEAYLDRIQRFGPKLNAFATVTPEVALTQAREAEREIGSGRIRGPLHGVPYGAKDLLATAGIRTTWGATPTRDQMFDRDATVVRKLRDAGAILLGKLAMVEFAGCLGYRYADASLQGPGRNPWNPDRWTGGSSSGSGAAVSAGLTGFAIGTETWGSILCPSAFCGVTGLRPTYGRVSRAGGMVGSWSLDKIGPIARSASDCRTILQAIAGADPDDPSASTEPVRLGRERPDFSRIRAALIPIDFAKTKGAEPEVKDAFDGAVRDLEAMGLQIEEAALPEFPASEVATTILYAEALSTFENFFSDGSVWTLRDAYAPYQNDVTRSLTGADYVKASRMRTELQRLMAEFYAKYDVIVTPNFLSVAPRVDEDLTKTLPYADPVGAVGNACGLPAIALPCGFGKGHMPAGFQIMGSPFEEGLLLDLGEAYQTRTNHHRERPPLAT